In Patescibacteria group bacterium, the following are encoded in one genomic region:
- a CDS encoding methyltransferase domain-containing protein: MNNAEYWKNKWAARPMEPPNRFAVRAYKFIQTKKFKTILDLGCGAGRDARYFSRKGLSVTAIDRSSSGIRAIQSRNSRIHCIPGDMRTVKLKKNSFDVIYAHLSLHYFDNRTTRRIFQKIHRALKPKGLFFVKCKSIDDPLCGKGKKAGPDMYYLGHVRHFFSKAYMAEMLTSFKILNIRKTSSVYHHYKSAFIEAVATK; this comes from the coding sequence ATGAACAACGCAGAATACTGGAAAAATAAATGGGCCGCGCGCCCGATGGAGCCTCCGAATCGCTTCGCGGTGCGCGCGTATAAATTTATACAAACAAAAAAATTTAAAACCATCCTCGACCTCGGCTGCGGCGCCGGGCGCGATGCGCGCTATTTTTCGCGAAAGGGGCTCTCAGTAACCGCGATTGACCGATCTTCAAGCGGCATCCGCGCCATTCAATCCCGCAATTCGCGCATACACTGCATCCCCGGCGACATGCGCACGGTAAAACTTAAGAAAAATTCCTTTGACGTCATTTACGCTCACCTTAGCCTCCACTATTTTGACAACCGCACCACCCGCCGCATATTCCAAAAAATCCACCGCGCCCTGAAACCAAAGGGATTATTCTTTGTAAAATGCAAATCCATAGACGACCCGCTCTGCGGAAAGGGAAAAAAAGCGGGACCAGATATGTACTACTTGGGCCACGTCCGCCATTTTTTCTCAAAAGCGTACATGGCCGAGATGCTTACCTCCTTCAAGATACTCAACATCCGCAAAACTTCCTCTGTCTATCACCACTATAAATCCGCATTCATAGAAGCGGTAGCGACAAAATAA